In Oculatellaceae cyanobacterium, the DNA window TTATATACTTTGCTAAAATGGCACTTTTTCCCTGTCCTGGGTCGCCAATTATGGTAAAGTAACCTTTAGAATTATTAGTAATAAAAACGTTAATGGCATCAAAGACATACTCACGTCCTACAAAATCTTGCGTTTTATCATTAATCAGGGATTGAAATTGACTGGAAATGTAGGACGGTTGTTTTAATGCTTTGAGTAAAGCTTCAATGGTTTGTTTATTCCCTTCAACCAATTGAATCAGGGCTTTTACAGCATCCTCATCCCACTCTTGGTAAATGCGATCGCCTATGTGGATTTCTTTCCCATCTCCAATATTGATATTAAACTTACCTAGTTGCAGTGAAAGTTGACAATTATCTGCACTACTCAAAGCTTGACGTAATTGGAATAACTCAGCTTCAGTGTGTTGCCCTTGGGCAATTTTATCTACGATCTGTTTGAATTCGTCATCTGTCATAGTGTTTAGAGAGATAATTATTGTATTGAGATGGACATTAGTAACATGCTACTAGGCAAACAGTAATCTACCTTTAGCTTCTGGAATAGGTCGCCCTAATTCTTGTGCTGTTGCAATCCACTCTTGGATTACGATTTCGGCATTTTGCACCGCTTCTTGATAGGTTTCCCCATCTGCCACACAACCAGGCAACTCTGGCACTTCAACAATGAAGGTTTGATCCATTTCACTCCAGTAAATAATCAGTTCATACTGAATCTTCATCTTGACCTCCAAGTTAATAATTCAAAATTACATTGCGAACTTGTTTAACCTGATATGCTTTGGCTTTTCCTAAGCGAGTTTGTCCTTGTAATTTGGGTAGAAGATCGCTGACTACTCTTTCCCTTCCTACCCAGGTCTGCTCATTGTAGTTCGATGGCATTGGTGGCTTAAGCACCATACCGACAATATCTTCACTTTTAGCTTTGATTAAGGCTTTAATCGCATCCTCATTCCATTCATAATAAATGCGATCGCCAATGTGAATATTTTTACCATTACTAATGTTAATAATATTTTTGCCCACTTGAAAACTTATTTCTTCATCATTTTTAAGAGATTGATTAAGGATTTTGATGTCGCTTTTTTCTACTATTCCTTGGAAAATTCTGCTTATAATCTGATTGATTTGATTTAAATTAATCATAATTTTAAAAAGCAAGATTTGTATTGTTAGGGTTGAAATAGCCAATAACGAAGATCTCTAATTTTTTTTGCCACTAAACCAACCCTTTCCCCAGGCAGTAAATTATTTTTAATCAAATAGAAAATATCACTAATCACTGAACGATTGTCACCAAAATAAGAATGTCCAATAAGACTTGTATCAACAAGAGAGGCATCAATAGTATCAATTCCATCAACTATAACAATTTCTTGTCCTGAATCTCCAGCTCTTGGAAGTCCACCGTGAAATTTTTTTGAAGCACTTAAAGCTTTATCATTAGATGACGCATAAAGAGTGAAAAAATTTGCTTTTTCATAAAAATCTTTTGCAAACTGTTTAAATACATCAGCATCAATATCGGGTGCCGCAAAAATAATATGACGTAATGAAGCAGAATTATCAGAAAGAGCTGATAAATCTGTTTCCTTTATTACTCTAGCTAAAGCACGATTACCCATACTATGGGCAATTGCATTAACAGATTTAGCACCTACCATAGTTAATAAAAACCTTACAAATTCCTTAAGATGTGGGATTGTCCACTCAATATTGTTTTCATCAGAAGGATACATTTCCAATCGTGCCGCAGAAGGCCAACTGTAACAAATTGCAGTACCAAGAAACTTGAGATCGTGAGTGATTTGGGCAGTTCTTAATATGGCATCTTTAAAGCTAGTATTATAGCCATGAATAAAAAGTAATATTTCAGGCTCTTCTAATTGAAAAAGACTTTCACGCAATTTAGTTTGAAAATATTCTTGAGTCCAACTTTCAATATTGAGCAAAACTATATGTTTGTTTATATCTTCACTAAATTCTAGTTTCCACCATTTAGGTCTTTCTATATATCCCATGCGATGATCTGCTGGAATACTAACTTTTGCCAAACCAAATTCAAGCTCTTCTTTTGGATTTCGAGAGCCTTCATAAATAACTTGAGTTAAATTATTATCTTCTCTTTTTCGATCAGTCGCAAAATAAACAGGTATCTCAATATTAGATGGTTCTTTGACTTGAGGTGGCAGATTCAAATCCCATCCTTTATCATAAGTTACTTGTACATTAGATGGTTTATCATATTGTTGATTATTAATCACATCACCAATATGAAGGTTATTAGCTTCATTAATATTTGTAATATATTTTCCATATTGATTAATAACATCAGCAATTTTATTAATCTTCTGAATTGCTTCAGGCTTCACCTCATCCCATCCTTTATCAGGTAAACCATTACCACCTTGTAAAAGAGCGATCGCAAAATCACCTGTATCAAAATCAAAATGAGGAGTTTGTTCTGCGCTATGCAATTGGCGAGCGCTTTCCGGTACTGCTTTACTGAGATAGTTCATTAAATTAGAAACTTTTACCTTTGTCTCTCCAGGCTTATTGGCAGCACCCTGCAACGCTTCAAGAAAGTGGTAAGTGTAAATACTAATTGATGTATCTTTTATCCAAGATTTTTGCTCGTATTCAGAGGAAGTAAATACTACTCTGCCTTTACCTTGCTTGAGAGCATCAATTATTCCTTTAGATGGTGCAATTCGCTTAAAATCTTCAAATTCCTCTAACAATTCCGCATCTACTCGTGCAGCCTCTTCATCCTTAGAAGTAGCCATTCCTGCGGCATGACAGCTATCAATCACAACCAATAACCGTTCAGCCGGAATCTGCCTTAACGCATCTGTAAACGCTTCAGCCGATAACGCAGATGCAGCCAACTTGGTAGGCTTAACATCATGCTGTAACAGATAGTAGTGATCATTAGTTTTATCTACCCAACCGTGTCCTGAATAATAGACCAGTACCGTAGCATTTTTATCTACCTCTACTTTATCTTTCAGCCATTTCAAACCATCTAGAATCGCGTTGCGAGTAGCTTCTGCGTTGTTCAGTACCCGGATATGTTCCTTGTCATTAGGATAAGCACATAATTCAGGGTCAATTAAAGCTGCATAAATTGCTTGCGTATCTTTAACAGTCACAGGTAGAGAAAGCGGCTTATAAGCAGACTCTCCGACACCAATTAGTAACGCATAACTATGATTAAGTAATTCAGCCATTTCAATCTACTTGTTATATTGAATTATTGATCCGTATTCTCAGCCCGTTAGTTATTCCTGATAACGACTAACGCGGAAAACAAGATAGTTGTACTCTAACAGCGAGCGATCAGCTTTGTGGACAATTATGCCTAAATCTGGTCTGTAAATCCATTTGTTCCAGTCAAGGGTATCTTCACTTGGCACTTGCACAGCAATATAGTTGCCTTCTGCCAGACGCATCCCCATCGCTGCATCTTCAAAATCTAGCCCCAGATAGAACTTCTGCACTGCTACATTTTCACTACGGCGAGCTAAGGCTTTCACTATTCCTAAAGTTAGTGT includes these proteins:
- a CDS encoding type II toxin-antitoxin system HicB family antitoxin — translated: MKIQYELIIYWSEMDQTFIVEVPELPGCVADGETYQEAVQNAEIVIQEWIATAQELGRPIPEAKGRLLFA
- a CDS encoding alpha/beta hydrolase, giving the protein MAELLNHSYALLIGVGESAYKPLSLPVTVKDTQAIYAALIDPELCAYPNDKEHIRVLNNAEATRNAILDGLKWLKDKVEVDKNATVLVYYSGHGWVDKTNDHYYLLQHDVKPTKLAASALSAEAFTDALRQIPAERLLVVIDSCHAAGMATSKDEEAARVDAELLEEFEDFKRIAPSKGIIDALKQGKGRVVFTSSEYEQKSWIKDTSISIYTYHFLEALQGAANKPGETKVKVSNLMNYLSKAVPESARQLHSAEQTPHFDFDTGDFAIALLQGGNGLPDKGWDEVKPEAIQKINKIADVINQYGKYITNINEANNLHIGDVINNQQYDKPSNVQVTYDKGWDLNLPPQVKEPSNIEIPVYFATDRKREDNNLTQVIYEGSRNPKEELEFGLAKVSIPADHRMGYIERPKWWKLEFSEDINKHIVLLNIESWTQEYFQTKLRESLFQLEEPEILLFIHGYNTSFKDAILRTAQITHDLKFLGTAICYSWPSAARLEMYPSDENNIEWTIPHLKEFVRFLLTMVGAKSVNAIAHSMGNRALARVIKETDLSALSDNSASLRHIIFAAPDIDADVFKQFAKDFYEKANFFTLYASSNDKALSASKKFHGGLPRAGDSGQEIVIVDGIDTIDASLVDTSLIGHSYFGDNRSVISDIFYLIKNNLLPGERVGLVAKKIRDLRYWLFQP